One genomic window of Acidovorax radicis includes the following:
- the hflC gene encoding protease modulator HflC yields the protein MNRVGFIASTFLVVLALMSSMLFVVDQRQFGVLYALGQIKEVITEPGLNFKLPPPFQNVSYIDKRLLTLDSTDAEPMLTAEKQRVVIDWYVRWRISEPTEYIRNVGLDESAGSMQLNRVVRNAFQEEINKRTVKELLSVKREALMADVKREVLDAVRGAKPWGVDVVDVRITRVDYVEAITESVYRRMEAERKRVANELRSTGAAEGEKIRADADRQREIAVANAYRDAQKVKGEGDAEAARIYAEAFNRDPQFAQFYRSLEAYKSSFNKKSDVMVVDPSSSDFFKVFRGNAQGASQVAPRK from the coding sequence GTGAATAGAGTTGGATTTATTGCATCCACCTTTTTGGTGGTCCTCGCATTGATGAGCTCCATGCTTTTTGTTGTCGATCAACGGCAATTTGGTGTGTTGTACGCATTGGGGCAAATTAAAGAGGTGATCACGGAGCCCGGTCTCAATTTCAAGCTGCCACCGCCTTTTCAGAATGTGAGTTACATCGACAAGCGTTTGCTGACCTTGGACAGTACGGACGCGGAACCCATGTTGACGGCCGAAAAGCAGCGTGTTGTGATTGACTGGTACGTCAGGTGGCGTATTTCCGAGCCTACGGAGTACATCCGTAATGTGGGTCTTGACGAAAGTGCGGGCTCTATGCAACTCAACCGCGTGGTTCGCAACGCCTTCCAAGAGGAGATCAACAAGCGCACGGTCAAGGAATTGCTTTCGGTTAAGCGAGAAGCCTTGATGGCAGATGTCAAGCGTGAAGTGCTTGATGCTGTGCGCGGCGCCAAGCCTTGGGGTGTAGATGTGGTTGATGTGCGGATCACCCGCGTGGACTATGTCGAGGCGATCACAGAGTCGGTCTACAGGCGAATGGAGGCAGAGCGCAAACGTGTTGCAAACGAATTGCGTTCTACAGGCGCGGCCGAGGGTGAAAAAATTCGTGCCGATGCTGATCGGCAGCGAGAAATTGCTGTTGCAAATGCCTACCGTGATGCACAGAAGGTGAAGGGGGAGGGTGACGCAGAAGCTGCGCGCATTTATGCCGAAGCTTTCAACCGTGATCCCCAGTTTGCGCAGTTTTACCGCAGTCTCGAGGCCTACAAATCAAGTTTTAACAAGAAGAGCGATGTCATGGTCGTCGACCCTTCATCCTCGGATTTTTTCAAGGTGTTTCGAGGAAACGCGCAAGGAGCCTCTCAGGTCGCTCCACGAAAGTAG
- a CDS encoding ATP phosphoribosyltransferase regulatory subunit, giving the protein MSAWVLPDHIADVLPSEARHIEELRRGLLDTARRYGYELVMPPLMEHLESLLTGTGEALDLQTFKLVDQISGRSLGLRADTTPQVARIDAHLLNRKGVTRLCYCGPVLHTRPDRPHATREPLQFGAEIYGHVGLEADLEVMQLAQECLRVAAVRDTIVDLADVRIVRNLLAGEVVRPQQLNGIYSALAAKDASELASLTKEFSSASREGLLALLGLYGDSSVLIEAEKALGRIPGMADVLSNLKWIASRLESASVTFDLADLRGYAYYSGARFAIYARGATDALARGGRYDEVGAVFGRNRPAAGFSLDIKQLVGVVAPRALNAAIRAPWGEAADVNAAISELRAAGETVVCVLPGHESEVDEFHCDRELVRVAGRWVVQAI; this is encoded by the coding sequence ATGTCTGCTTGGGTCCTGCCGGATCACATTGCCGATGTCTTGCCGTCCGAAGCGCGGCACATCGAAGAATTGCGTCGCGGGCTGCTTGATACAGCTCGTCGTTATGGATACGAGCTGGTTATGCCGCCTTTGATGGAGCACCTTGAGTCGCTCCTTACCGGCACTGGTGAAGCGCTCGATCTCCAGACGTTCAAATTGGTAGATCAAATCTCTGGGCGTTCGTTAGGGTTGAGGGCCGATACGACTCCGCAGGTTGCTCGTATAGACGCCCATCTGCTTAATCGCAAGGGAGTTACGCGGTTGTGTTATTGCGGTCCCGTATTGCACACACGCCCTGATCGCCCGCATGCCACGCGTGAGCCTCTGCAGTTTGGTGCAGAGATCTATGGGCATGTTGGACTAGAGGCTGATCTGGAGGTAATGCAACTGGCACAGGAGTGCCTTCGCGTGGCTGCGGTACGAGACACCATCGTGGACCTTGCGGATGTTCGCATTGTTCGAAATCTGCTTGCAGGCGAGGTAGTGCGCCCGCAGCAGTTGAATGGTATTTATTCTGCACTTGCGGCTAAGGATGCAAGTGAGTTGGCCTCACTCACCAAGGAATTTTCTTCGGCATCGCGTGAGGGGTTACTCGCTTTATTGGGGCTTTATGGTGATTCTTCGGTTTTAATTGAAGCCGAAAAAGCGCTTGGGCGTATACCTGGCATGGCTGATGTGCTATCAAATTTGAAATGGATTGCGTCGCGTCTTGAGAGTGCCTCCGTCACATTCGATTTGGCAGATCTGCGCGGATATGCCTATTACAGTGGTGCTCGTTTCGCCATTTACGCCCGTGGTGCCACGGACGCGCTCGCCCGAGGTGGCCGTTACGATGAGGTCGGCGCTGTGTTTGGGCGCAATCGTCCCGCTGCAGGTTTTAGTCTGGATATTAAGCAGTTGGTGGGTGTCGTCGCGCCCCGGGCTTTGAACGCGGCGATTCGCGCGCCATGGGGGGAAGCCGCAGATGTGAACGCCGCTATCTCCGAGTTGCGTGCAGCGGGGGAGACCGTGGTTTGTGTTTTACCAGGACATGAAAGCGAAGTGGACGAGTTTCACTGCGATCGTGAATTGGTGCGGGTTGCTGGCCGTTGGGTCGTGCAGGCTATTTGA
- a CDS encoding adenylosuccinate synthase, with product MKATKGRNVVVVGTQWGDEGKGKLVDWLTESAQGVVRFQGGHNAGHTLVINGVKTALHLIPSGIMRPGIKCYIGNGVVLSAAKLFEEIEGLEKAGVEVRSRLRVSEACPLILPFHAAIDVAREAAREQGGTEKIGTTGRGIGPAYEDKIARRALRVQDLKYPERFATKLRELLDLHNHVLTTYLHSDTFVFGDALKPYLMDGKVQFDVVYAEAMRHAEMLKPMMADVSRELNDANKLGANLLFEGAQGTLLDVDHGTYPYVTSSNCVAGNAAAGAGVGPGMLHYILGITKAYCTRVGGGPFPTELDWDVPGTPGYHMSTVGAEKGVTTGRSRRCGWFDAALLKRSAQVNGLSGLCITKLDVLDGLTELLLCTGYELDGERIDILPMGAEDIARCTPIYETLSGWSESTVGVTDYAKLPESARRYLERIEQVTGVPIDLISTSPDRDHTIMMRHPYVAD from the coding sequence ATGAAAGCAACCAAAGGTCGCAACGTCGTGGTGGTCGGTACCCAGTGGGGCGATGAAGGCAAGGGTAAGTTAGTCGATTGGCTGACTGAGAGTGCTCAAGGGGTGGTTCGGTTTCAAGGTGGGCACAATGCAGGGCACACGTTGGTGATCAACGGAGTGAAAACGGCGTTGCATTTGATTCCGAGTGGAATCATGCGTCCTGGCATCAAGTGCTATATCGGCAATGGCGTTGTTCTATCTGCTGCCAAGTTGTTCGAAGAAATCGAAGGACTTGAAAAAGCAGGTGTGGAAGTGCGATCGCGCTTGCGCGTCAGTGAAGCTTGTCCACTCATTCTGCCTTTTCATGCCGCTATCGACGTGGCCAGAGAGGCCGCTCGGGAGCAGGGTGGGACGGAAAAAATTGGTACGACGGGGCGGGGGATTGGTCCAGCATACGAAGACAAAATTGCGCGGCGTGCACTTCGCGTGCAAGATTTGAAGTACCCAGAGCGGTTCGCGACCAAGTTGCGTGAGTTGCTTGATCTCCACAATCATGTGCTGACGACATATCTCCATTCGGACACGTTTGTGTTTGGAGATGCGCTGAAGCCATATCTGATGGATGGGAAAGTTCAATTCGACGTGGTCTACGCTGAGGCCATGCGTCATGCCGAGATGCTCAAACCCATGATGGCAGACGTGTCGCGAGAATTGAATGACGCCAACAAGTTGGGCGCTAATCTGCTATTTGAAGGGGCGCAAGGAACGTTGCTGGATGTGGATCACGGAACCTATCCCTATGTGACGTCCAGTAACTGCGTGGCAGGCAATGCTGCAGCCGGCGCTGGGGTCGGTCCCGGCATGTTGCATTACATCCTGGGAATCACCAAGGCCTATTGCACGCGTGTTGGCGGAGGTCCTTTCCCCACTGAGCTGGATTGGGATGTGCCAGGTACCCCCGGATACCACATGAGCACGGTGGGCGCCGAAAAGGGGGTGACTACCGGGCGTAGTCGCCGTTGTGGCTGGTTTGATGCGGCGCTCTTGAAGCGCAGTGCCCAAGTCAATGGTCTGTCTGGTTTGTGTATTACGAAGTTGGACGTCCTGGATGGATTGACGGAATTATTGTTGTGTACCGGCTATGAGTTGGATGGTGAACGCATCGATATCTTGCCCATGGGCGCAGAGGACATCGCGCGATGCACCCCAATTTACGAAACACTTTCTGGTTGGAGTGAATCCACTGTGGGGGTGACGGACTACGCGAAGCTGCCTGAGAGTGCGCGTCGTTATTTGGAACGTATCGAGCAAGTGACGGGCGTGCCGATCGACTTGATTTCTACCAGCCCAGATCGTGATCACACGATCATGATGCGCCATCCATATGTCGCTGACTAA
- a CDS encoding phosphoribosyltransferase — MLTEDGKHLYVSYDEYHSLIEKLALKVHQSGWEFDTILCLARGGLRPGDILSRIFDKPLAIMSTSSYRAEAGTVQGHLDIARFITTPKGEIAGKVLLVDDLADSGHTLHAVISMLKTNYAPITELRSAVIWTKGLSNFSPDYSVEFLPTNPWIHQPFEGYDSLGPAKLLEKWRV, encoded by the coding sequence ATGTTGACCGAAGACGGAAAACATCTCTACGTCAGTTATGACGAATACCATAGCCTCATTGAAAAGCTGGCTTTAAAGGTGCATCAGTCAGGTTGGGAGTTTGATACCATCCTGTGTCTCGCTCGTGGGGGCTTGCGACCAGGGGACATCCTGAGCCGGATTTTTGACAAACCGTTGGCCATCATGTCAACGAGTTCGTACCGCGCGGAGGCAGGCACTGTACAAGGTCACTTGGACATTGCTCGCTTTATCACCACGCCAAAGGGTGAAATTGCTGGCAAGGTGTTGCTTGTCGATGATCTTGCTGATTCAGGGCACACCCTTCATGCGGTGATCAGCATGTTGAAGACCAACTACGCTCCTATTACAGAGTTGCGTAGTGCGGTAATTTGGACAAAGGGCCTTTCCAACTTCTCGCCAGATTACTCGGTGGAGTTCTTACCCACCAATCCCTGGATCCATCAGCCTTTTGAGGGTTACGACAGCCTTGGTCCGGCCAAGCTGCTTGAGAAGTGGAGGGTATGA